Proteins co-encoded in one Marinobacter qingdaonensis genomic window:
- a CDS encoding diguanylate cyclase, with protein MTAKTPALVRYLLACLLCLGGASALAQSPVDVGADERGTQTTGHSQVLHDPDGHLSLAQADAAQAAGNFSALTSKGSTGLQPGAHWSYVQLRNPGPDPAHLHLEYVDHQLIELDAYSRPLGTGDYAPVARLSMEQPFSHRPVAHNRFVVPLTVAAGETRELLVRYGSRESGYTFPALRIWSPEHLETRQLRETTLTGFLFGGFFLMSIFALVAGVVSGKLLFYVYALYALSKLTCWSTILGYTHQFVLRDQFHWSLMSISGAVTIVLGLLFARLFLQTRAHTPRLDYLLLAMIGNGGLLLIAALFQIKPLALVTITLALLLYPVVIGAGLLRWRQGQTEAAIFSLAWGVLVLGLLMQALRDLGLVPHTPFNYYWPPVASFTEMLTIMFAMGFQMRRVYLDKKAAEQQYREHLELSKAQLEEEVRLRTRELEQAKLVAELEARTDPLTGILNRRSFLTDAAVRVKLARRQRKTCCLFMFDLDHFKRINDSLGHSTGDQVLCAFTDTIRQRIRETDVFGRLGGEEFALLVEEPKESVIALAERLRMDIAATQVPVNNRVVTITASIGLAFTEGEASVEELLNQADEAMYQAKLEGRNRVVEAGVAG; from the coding sequence ATGACTGCTAAGACCCCCGCGCTTGTCCGGTACCTTCTGGCCTGCCTCCTGTGCCTGGGTGGCGCCTCCGCGTTGGCCCAATCCCCCGTCGACGTCGGCGCAGACGAACGCGGCACCCAGACCACCGGGCACAGCCAGGTCCTGCACGACCCGGACGGCCACCTGAGCCTGGCCCAGGCCGACGCCGCCCAGGCCGCCGGCAACTTCTCCGCCCTCACCAGCAAAGGCTCCACCGGACTGCAGCCCGGCGCCCATTGGAGCTACGTCCAGCTGCGCAACCCCGGCCCGGACCCCGCGCACCTGCACTTGGAATACGTGGACCACCAGCTGATCGAACTCGACGCCTACAGCCGGCCGCTGGGTACCGGCGACTACGCACCGGTTGCCCGGCTGTCCATGGAACAGCCATTCTCGCACCGGCCGGTGGCCCACAACCGGTTCGTGGTGCCGCTCACGGTGGCGGCCGGGGAAACCCGTGAGCTGCTGGTGCGCTACGGTTCCCGGGAGAGCGGCTACACCTTCCCGGCCCTGCGCATCTGGTCGCCAGAGCACCTGGAAACCCGCCAGCTGCGGGAAACCACCCTGACCGGCTTTCTGTTCGGTGGCTTCTTCCTGATGTCGATCTTTGCCCTGGTCGCCGGGGTGGTCAGCGGCAAGCTGCTGTTCTACGTCTATGCCCTGTACGCGCTGTCCAAGCTCACCTGCTGGAGCACCATCCTCGGCTACACCCATCAATTCGTGCTGCGGGACCAGTTCCACTGGAGCCTGATGTCCATCAGCGGCGCCGTCACCATTGTGCTCGGGCTGCTGTTCGCGCGGCTGTTCCTGCAGACCCGCGCACACACCCCGCGGCTGGACTACCTGCTGCTGGCCATGATCGGCAATGGCGGCCTGCTGCTGATCGCGGCCCTGTTCCAGATCAAGCCCCTGGCCCTGGTCACCATCACCCTGGCACTGCTGCTGTACCCGGTGGTGATCGGTGCCGGCCTGCTGCGCTGGCGCCAGGGCCAGACCGAGGCCGCCATCTTCTCCCTGGCCTGGGGGGTCCTGGTGCTGGGGCTACTGATGCAGGCACTCCGGGACCTTGGTCTGGTGCCGCACACCCCATTCAACTACTACTGGCCACCGGTGGCCTCGTTTACCGAGATGCTCACCATCATGTTCGCCATGGGCTTTCAGATGCGCCGGGTCTACCTGGACAAGAAGGCCGCCGAGCAGCAGTACCGGGAACACCTGGAGCTGTCCAAGGCCCAGCTGGAGGAGGAGGTGCGCCTGCGCACCCGGGAGCTGGAGCAGGCCAAGCTGGTGGCCGAACTGGAGGCCCGGACCGATCCCCTCACCGGTATCCTGAACCGGCGCAGTTTCCTGACCGACGCCGCCGTGCGGGTGAAACTGGCCCGGCGCCAGCGCAAGACCTGCTGCCTGTTCATGTTCGACCTGGACCATTTCAAACGCATCAACGACTCCCTGGGCCACAGCACCGGGGACCAGGTGCTGTGCGCCTTCACCGACACCATCCGCCAGCGCATCCGGGAAACCGACGTGTTTGGCCGGCTGGGAGGCGAGGAGTTTGCCCTGCTGGTGGAGGAACCCAAGGAATCGGTGATTGCCCTGGCCGAGCGGCTGCGCATGGACATTGCCGCCACCCAGGTGCCGGTGAACAACCGGGTGGTCACCATCACCGCCAGCATCGGCCTGGCGTTCACCGAGGGTGAGGCGAGCGTGGAGGAACTGCTGAACCAGGCGGACGAAGCCATGTACCAGGCCAAGCTGGAAGGCCGGAATCGGGTGGTCGAAGCCGGCGTCGCCGGCTGA
- a CDS encoding EAL domain-containing protein, translating to MADESPIESRFEFWEDPSAQAGLADVLALPDSDWRPRDSGSASFGMTPSAYWLRVAVRNGTPQQLNLIAELAYSQLDDVVFHVFDGQSRVHRFATGDTRPFYPREVEHPHMLLRFALAPQQTKTLYVRVETAGPMILPLKIWRENQFFGAASNEQKLHFFYYGCLVVIVLINLAVFLTLRERLYLYYALAISGYLLFFASSEGYSFQLLYPDAPWLHARALLASMPILALFSVLFCRSFLKVASHSPRLDLAMRVMICFEVVNFAAALTLDYNLAMKISAFSALVFFSLLFVAGPITWAAGVRAGAFFTLAWTPLTIGVLATAGRALGFFPVNFMTEYAMQIGSGLEAFILTLALADRLYQEREDKIQAQAHSLREEKARSEAQYRLTEAMTHDAVTGLPNRNRFERMVNEQLANHPNGQFMVGVARITRLDEINRTLGLTRSERLLKRLAQQMTELASQLPNVHHSRDDLGRVECVYQLSGDSFGILVRADRTQDDFSRLNQALALLSEPVPLDNLAIELHPKFGASLYPNHGTNAALLIRNAHVGMEIAPRGPYATGFYSRDLDIYSEGRLTLMTDLREALRTDQTDLHYQPKLCLSTGQIIGLEALIRWHHPHRGWVYPSDFIPLAEETGVITELTRWAVTRGLRDLAGPLGHLTNLGLSINISARDLSAAGLKERIETVLGEHKIEASRLTLELTETAAMEDPEKGLKALNALANIGVGVSVDDFGSGYSSLSYLKELPATEIKLDRALITDVCSSESSRVIVETAINMVHGLGYRVIAEGVEDEDTARLLKDLGCDHLQGYWLCHPLPLADLLDWLSEQAPARSRESRAQSLMR from the coding sequence GTGGCCGACGAGTCCCCCATCGAGTCTCGTTTCGAATTCTGGGAGGATCCCAGCGCCCAGGCCGGACTGGCCGATGTGCTTGCCCTGCCCGACAGTGACTGGCGCCCGCGAGATTCCGGCAGTGCCTCCTTCGGAATGACGCCCTCGGCCTACTGGTTACGCGTCGCCGTGCGCAATGGCACCCCGCAACAACTCAACCTGATTGCCGAACTGGCCTACTCCCAGCTGGACGACGTGGTGTTCCACGTTTTCGACGGCCAGTCCCGGGTGCACCGGTTCGCCACCGGCGATACCCGACCGTTCTATCCACGCGAGGTGGAGCACCCACACATGCTGCTGCGTTTCGCCCTGGCGCCCCAGCAGACCAAGACCCTGTACGTGCGGGTGGAAACCGCCGGGCCAATGATCCTGCCACTGAAGATCTGGCGCGAGAACCAGTTCTTCGGCGCCGCCTCCAACGAACAGAAACTGCATTTCTTCTACTACGGCTGCCTGGTGGTGATCGTGCTGATCAACCTGGCGGTGTTCCTCACCCTGCGGGAACGGCTGTACCTGTATTACGCCCTGGCGATTTCCGGGTACCTGCTGTTCTTTGCCTCCAGTGAGGGCTACAGCTTCCAGTTGCTGTACCCGGACGCGCCCTGGTTGCACGCCCGGGCTCTGCTGGCCTCGATGCCGATCCTGGCGCTGTTCTCGGTGCTGTTCTGCCGGAGTTTCCTGAAGGTGGCCAGCCACAGCCCACGGCTCGACCTGGCCATGCGGGTGATGATCTGCTTCGAGGTGGTCAACTTTGCGGCCGCCCTGACCCTGGACTACAACTTGGCCATGAAGATCTCCGCGTTCTCGGCGCTGGTGTTCTTCTCACTGCTGTTCGTCGCCGGCCCGATCACCTGGGCCGCGGGTGTCCGCGCCGGCGCCTTCTTCACCCTGGCCTGGACGCCGCTGACCATTGGGGTGCTGGCCACCGCCGGCCGGGCCCTGGGCTTCTTCCCGGTCAACTTCATGACCGAATACGCCATGCAGATTGGCTCCGGCCTGGAGGCGTTCATCCTGACGCTGGCCCTGGCCGACCGGCTGTACCAGGAACGGGAAGACAAGATTCAGGCCCAGGCCCACAGCCTGCGTGAGGAAAAGGCCCGCAGCGAAGCCCAGTACCGGTTGACCGAGGCCATGACCCACGATGCGGTGACCGGCCTGCCGAATCGCAACCGGTTCGAGCGCATGGTGAACGAACAGCTTGCCAACCACCCCAATGGCCAGTTCATGGTGGGTGTGGCTCGCATTACCCGGCTCGATGAGATCAATCGTACTCTGGGTCTCACTCGCAGCGAGCGCCTGCTGAAGCGGCTGGCACAGCAGATGACGGAACTGGCCTCGCAGTTGCCCAACGTTCATCACAGTCGGGATGACCTGGGTCGTGTTGAATGCGTGTATCAGCTGTCCGGCGACAGCTTTGGCATTCTGGTTCGGGCAGACCGGACCCAGGATGACTTCAGCCGCTTGAACCAGGCCCTGGCGCTGCTTTCCGAGCCGGTGCCGCTGGATAACCTGGCCATCGAGCTGCACCCGAAATTTGGGGCGTCGCTTTACCCCAATCACGGCACCAATGCCGCCCTGCTGATCCGCAACGCCCACGTGGGCATGGAGATTGCCCCCCGCGGCCCCTACGCCACCGGCTTCTATTCCCGGGACCTGGACATCTACAGTGAGGGCCGGCTGACCCTTATGACCGATCTACGCGAGGCGCTGCGGACCGATCAGACCGATCTCCACTACCAGCCCAAGCTCTGCCTCAGCACCGGCCAGATCATCGGTCTGGAGGCGCTGATCCGCTGGCACCACCCGCACCGGGGCTGGGTTTATCCCTCCGATTTCATTCCGCTGGCGGAGGAAACCGGGGTCATTACCGAGCTGACCCGCTGGGCGGTGACCCGGGGCCTGAGAGACTTGGCCGGCCCACTGGGCCACCTGACCAACCTGGGGCTCTCAATTAATATTTCTGCCCGGGATTTGAGCGCTGCCGGTCTGAAAGAACGGATCGAGACCGTTCTTGGCGAACATAAAATCGAAGCCAGCCGACTGACCCTGGAGCTTACTGAAACCGCCGCCATGGAAGACCCGGAGAAAGGCCTGAAGGCCCTGAATGCCCTGGCCAACATCGGTGTTGGGGTATCCGTTGACGATTTTGGCAGCGGCTACTCGTCGCTGTCCTACCTGAAAGAGCTGCCGGCTACTGAAATCAAGCTCGATCGCGCGCTGATCACCGACGTCTGCAGCAGTGAGAGTTCGCGGGTCATCGTCGAAACCGCCATCAACATGGTGCACGGCCTCGGCTACCGGGTGATTGCCGAAGGGGTGGAAGACGAGGACACCGCCCGGCTGCTCAAGGACCTGGGCTGTGACCACCTTCAGGGTTATTGGCTCTGCCACCCCTTGCCGCTGGCAGACCTGCTAGACTGGCTGTCAGAGCAGGCACCGGCGCGGTCCCGGGAATCCAGAGCCCAATCGCTGATGCGATAG
- a CDS encoding DUF2897 family protein — protein MPTIGWIFLILALALIVGGLMILRDSAHSMKISDEKMKKIRERQKELEAQDNEDDDWK, from the coding sequence ATGCCCACCATTGGATGGATCTTCCTGATCCTCGCCCTGGCCCTGATCGTCGGTGGCCTGATGATCCTGCGGGATTCGGCCCACAGCATGAAGATTTCCGACGAGAAGATGAAAAAGATCCGGGAGCGCCAAAAGGAACTTGAGGCCCAGGACAACGAGGACGACGACTGGAAATGA
- a CDS encoding diguanylate cyclase, producing MKASLSETARVRLFITIGGVLIALFMIGDLELLPVELEAAYLTNRLFVQLPLVVALLAFTFHPRFPEFRQPAFLLTVMALTYANYYLIYLCWARAGFSFPYEGTLLYAFFGFFVLGMAFRYAVALMLFSSVGFSALMVAHPVYGNFTLISAGFVLASLFIGVIGRHRLDYLLGQLQAANEELVRLSTTDALTGLSNRRALMSESETLFAVLQRSEQPVAVFMLDLDFFKQFNDRYGHQQGDRAIRIQADLLRSVFRRQTDVLGRYGGEEFLVVAPGMSEPECRARAEEILRGWQAQALANEGSPGGCTLSCSIGICQGSASDFSSLNHVIHCADEALYQAKHGGRATYVFAASADHDRAPLAVARDAGVAS from the coding sequence ATGAAAGCATCCCTGAGCGAAACTGCCCGCGTGCGTCTGTTTATTACGATTGGCGGCGTGCTGATAGCCCTGTTCATGATCGGTGATCTGGAGCTGTTGCCGGTCGAACTGGAGGCGGCGTACCTGACCAATCGCCTGTTTGTTCAGCTGCCCCTGGTGGTTGCCCTGCTCGCGTTCACTTTTCACCCCCGATTCCCTGAATTTCGCCAGCCCGCGTTTCTGCTGACCGTCATGGCGCTGACTTACGCGAATTACTACCTGATTTACCTGTGCTGGGCGCGTGCCGGCTTCAGCTTTCCCTACGAGGGCACTCTGCTCTACGCCTTCTTTGGCTTTTTCGTGCTCGGCATGGCGTTTCGCTACGCCGTTGCGCTGATGCTGTTTAGCTCAGTGGGCTTTTCGGCGTTGATGGTGGCGCATCCGGTGTACGGGAATTTCACCCTGATCAGTGCCGGCTTTGTGCTGGCCTCCCTGTTCATTGGCGTGATCGGCCGGCATCGACTGGATTACCTGCTGGGGCAATTACAGGCCGCCAACGAGGAATTGGTCCGCTTGAGCACCACCGACGCGCTGACCGGTCTCTCGAATCGACGCGCCCTGATGAGTGAATCGGAAACACTGTTCGCTGTGTTGCAGCGCTCTGAGCAGCCGGTGGCGGTGTTTATGCTGGACCTGGATTTTTTCAAGCAGTTCAACGACCGCTACGGGCATCAGCAGGGCGATCGGGCGATCCGCATTCAGGCGGATCTGTTGCGATCGGTGTTCCGGCGCCAGACCGATGTACTTGGCCGCTACGGGGGCGAGGAGTTCTTGGTGGTGGCGCCCGGCATGAGCGAGCCCGAGTGCCGCGCACGTGCGGAGGAAATTCTCAGGGGCTGGCAAGCGCAGGCGCTGGCAAACGAGGGCAGTCCCGGTGGCTGCACTCTCAGTTGTTCCATTGGGATCTGCCAGGGATCGGCATCCGACTTCAGTTCCCTGAACCACGTCATTCACTGCGCCGATGAGGCGCTGTATCAGGCCAAGCATGGCGGTCGCGCTACCTACGTTTTCGCCGCCTCGGCCGACCATGACCGGGCGCCGCTGGCAGTCGCCCGCGATGCGGGAGTGGCGTCGTGA
- a CDS encoding mandelate racemase/muconate lactonizing enzyme family protein, translated as MRIESMAVYTATLPYAGKAYAFAGGRSHQAFTSTVVVLTTDTGLMGYGEVCPCGPNYMPAFAEGLPSCLAMLAAVVLGEDPCHITRLHERMDQALAGQPVAKAAIDIACWDLLGKAAGLPVYTLLGGLLTPSLPLHRIVPLDEPADMEASLARFRAEGFRHIQFKLGHRVVEDIELVQALSRKKSPYEIWVGDINGGWRVDQALQFSRAVEGVDLYLEQPCRSYQECRSVRRRTRHPIKLDESLTCLAEVRRAIEDDAMDAMALKVSKFGGLTPSRVIRDLCVDAGIALTIEDAWGSGIATAAFAHLAASTPSRVLLNTTDLHNYNTVQLADGAPEVSAGRMTLSDRPGLGVTPDFKALTLHDVYE; from the coding sequence ATGCGCATCGAGAGCATGGCGGTGTACACCGCGACACTGCCGTACGCCGGCAAGGCGTACGCGTTCGCCGGTGGTCGTTCACACCAGGCGTTCACCAGCACCGTGGTGGTACTGACCACCGACACCGGGCTCATGGGCTACGGCGAGGTCTGCCCCTGCGGCCCCAACTACATGCCGGCGTTCGCCGAGGGCCTGCCATCCTGTCTGGCCATGCTGGCTGCCGTGGTGCTCGGTGAGGACCCCTGTCACATCACCCGCCTGCACGAACGCATGGACCAGGCCCTGGCGGGCCAGCCGGTGGCCAAGGCGGCCATCGATATTGCCTGCTGGGATCTGCTGGGCAAGGCCGCCGGCCTGCCGGTCTACACCCTCCTGGGTGGCCTGCTGACGCCCTCGCTGCCGCTGCACCGGATTGTCCCCCTGGACGAGCCGGCGGACATGGAAGCGTCGCTGGCCCGGTTCCGGGCCGAGGGGTTCCGCCACATCCAGTTCAAACTGGGTCACCGGGTGGTCGAGGACATCGAGCTGGTGCAGGCCCTGAGTCGCAAGAAATCGCCCTACGAAATCTGGGTGGGCGACATCAACGGGGGCTGGCGGGTCGATCAGGCCCTGCAGTTCTCCCGGGCGGTCGAGGGGGTGGACCTGTATCTGGAGCAGCCCTGCCGCAGCTACCAGGAATGCCGATCGGTCCGACGCCGGACCCGGCATCCGATCAAGCTGGATGAAAGCCTGACCTGCCTGGCCGAGGTTCGGCGCGCCATCGAGGACGACGCCATGGATGCCATGGCGCTCAAGGTCAGCAAGTTTGGCGGCCTGACGCCGTCCCGGGTCATTCGCGACCTGTGTGTCGACGCCGGCATTGCCCTGACCATCGAAGACGCCTGGGGCAGCGGCATTGCCACCGCCGCCTTCGCCCATCTGGCGGCCAGTACCCCGTCCCGGGTCCTGCTCAACACCACCGACCTGCACAACTACAACACCGTGCAGCTGGCGGACGGGGCGCCGGAGGTCTCCGCCGGCCGGATGACCCTGAGCGACCGGCCCGGACTGGGCGTCACTCCGGACTTCAAAGCGCTGACCCTGCACGACGTCTACGAGTAG
- a CDS encoding helicase HerA-like domain-containing protein has product MHKILVGKGDQPVHLLGPFGNRHGLIAGATGTGKTVTMMVLAEGFSRMGVPVFIADVKGDVAGLSQPGEASDRLFQRAAELGVQGYGNEASPVVFWDLYGSLGHPVRTTISEMGPNLLARVLELNETQTGVLEVVFRLADDQGLLLLDLEDLRALLGLVTETRKAISKAYGLVSPQSVAAIQRALLALEREGGDRMFGEPALDLNDFMTTDLSGRGIINVFAANQLILKPRLYSSFLLWLLSELFENLPEVGDPEKPGLVFFFDEAHLLFDDAPPILVKRVEQVVRLIRSKGVGVYFCSQFPDDLPGEVLGQLGNRFQHALRAFTPRDQKAVRTAAETFAANPGLHVAQVISELGVGEALVSTLQDKGVPLPVERTRIAPPRCRMGAITDEERAEVRSRSPVGARYDTPVNRESAHEILARRAEQAVEAAESQAPSALATAEAPESSALSELLWGKGRRQGLVEAMAKSAARSVGSQLGRQILRGLLGGILGGSRRR; this is encoded by the coding sequence GTGCACAAGATCTTGGTAGGCAAGGGCGACCAGCCCGTTCACCTGTTGGGGCCATTCGGCAATCGCCATGGCCTGATTGCCGGCGCGACCGGCACTGGCAAGACCGTCACCATGATGGTGTTGGCCGAGGGCTTCTCCCGCATGGGCGTTCCGGTCTTTATCGCCGATGTGAAAGGCGATGTCGCCGGGCTGTCGCAGCCCGGCGAGGCCAGTGATCGCCTGTTCCAGCGCGCCGCGGAGCTGGGCGTGCAGGGCTATGGCAACGAAGCCAGTCCGGTGGTGTTCTGGGACCTGTACGGCAGCCTGGGTCATCCGGTGCGCACCACCATCAGCGAGATGGGGCCCAACCTGCTGGCCCGGGTGCTGGAACTGAACGAGACCCAGACCGGGGTGCTGGAGGTGGTGTTCCGGTTGGCGGATGACCAGGGCCTGCTGTTGCTGGACCTGGAGGATCTGCGGGCGTTGCTGGGGCTGGTCACCGAGACGCGCAAGGCGATCTCCAAGGCGTACGGCCTGGTCAGTCCCCAGTCGGTGGCGGCGATCCAGCGGGCGCTGCTGGCCCTGGAGCGGGAGGGCGGTGACCGGATGTTTGGCGAGCCGGCGCTGGATCTGAACGACTTCATGACCACCGACCTCAGTGGCCGGGGCATCATCAACGTGTTCGCCGCCAATCAGCTGATCCTGAAGCCGCGTCTGTACTCCAGTTTTCTGCTGTGGTTGCTGTCCGAGCTGTTCGAAAACCTGCCGGAAGTGGGTGACCCGGAGAAACCCGGGCTGGTGTTTTTCTTCGATGAGGCGCACCTGCTGTTTGACGACGCCCCGCCGATCCTGGTGAAACGGGTCGAGCAGGTGGTGCGCCTGATCCGGTCCAAGGGCGTGGGGGTCTATTTCTGTTCCCAGTTTCCGGACGATCTGCCCGGTGAGGTGCTGGGCCAGCTGGGTAACCGCTTCCAGCACGCGCTTCGGGCCTTTACCCCCAGGGATCAGAAAGCGGTCCGGACCGCAGCCGAAACCTTTGCGGCCAATCCCGGGCTGCATGTCGCCCAGGTCATCTCCGAGTTGGGCGTGGGCGAGGCCCTGGTGTCGACGTTGCAGGACAAGGGCGTGCCCTTGCCGGTGGAGCGCACCCGGATTGCACCGCCCCGGTGTCGCATGGGCGCGATTACCGACGAGGAGCGGGCTGAGGTGCGCAGTCGCAGCCCGGTGGGCGCCCGCTACGATACCCCCGTCAACCGCGAGTCGGCCCATGAAATCCTGGCCCGCCGTGCCGAGCAGGCCGTGGAGGCTGCCGAGTCGCAGGCCCCATCGGCCCTGGCCACCGCCGAGGCGCCGGAAAGCAGCGCGCTGTCCGAGCTGCTCTGGGGCAAGGGCCGGCGCCAGGGACTGGTGGAGGCCATGGCAAAATCCGCGGCCCGGTCGGTGGGCAGCCAGCTGGGGCGGCAGATTCTCCGGGGGCTACTCGGCGGCATCCTCGGCGGGTCGCGCCGACGCTGA
- a CDS encoding glutathione S-transferase family protein — MTTLTIANKNYSSWSLRPWLLMTELGIRFRERLLPFGDEATWTAFRAEDGSGKVPALADGAVTVWDSLAIIEHLAEQYPAVWPQDPVARAWARSACAEMHSGFQALRDLCSMNIAITVRLTSLPQALEKDIQRITSLWHQGLERFGGPYLAGDRFTAVDAFFAPVVFRFNTYGLSRSPVMADYINRMLAQPGMQAWAEAALREPWQDPSHEAECLHIGELVEDRRSASARPAEDAAE, encoded by the coding sequence ATGACCACGCTGACCATTGCCAACAAGAACTACTCGTCCTGGTCCCTGCGGCCCTGGCTGCTGATGACCGAACTGGGGATTCGCTTCCGGGAGCGGTTGCTGCCCTTCGGCGACGAGGCCACCTGGACGGCATTCCGAGCCGAGGACGGCAGCGGCAAGGTGCCGGCACTGGCAGACGGGGCGGTGACGGTCTGGGATTCCCTGGCCATCATTGAGCACCTGGCCGAGCAGTACCCGGCGGTCTGGCCCCAGGACCCGGTCGCCCGGGCCTGGGCCCGCAGCGCCTGCGCCGAGATGCATTCCGGCTTCCAGGCGCTGCGCGACCTGTGTTCCATGAACATCGCCATCACCGTGCGCCTGACCAGCCTGCCCCAGGCTCTGGAGAAGGACATCCAGCGCATCACCAGCCTCTGGCACCAGGGCCTGGAACGGTTTGGCGGCCCCTACCTGGCCGGTGACCGCTTCACCGCGGTGGACGCCTTCTTCGCGCCGGTGGTGTTCCGGTTCAACACCTACGGTCTGAGCCGCAGTCCGGTCATGGCCGACTACATCAACCGCATGCTGGCCCAGCCCGGCATGCAGGCCTGGGCCGAGGCGGCGCTGCGGGAACCCTGGCAAGACCCCAGCCACGAGGCTGAGTGCCTGCACATCGGGGAGCTGGTGGAAGACCGCCGGTCAGCGTCGGCGCGACCCGCCGAGGATGCCGCCGAGTAG
- a CDS encoding LysR family transcriptional regulator, producing the protein MNAMNLKLDRLKSFVLVAEESNLTRAAQRRHSTPSAVSEHLKQLESALSVRLFERNSQGMVLTREGELLLVPARKALGGVEEMADLARQLGQHQSVSVTVGINAPPEHLRVDRLIQLCARTLPSVSLELRTISSNVIVDKVASGELDAGFVYGQWPNENLEFRYLTDVAVSVIGPANTPLAALPTEPGEVMALPWVWPTQCCPFYGMLQQLMGPDWQRSRRVATSEDEYTALAMVSAGLGYGLVEHSLAADWASRNKVVEFAEPELSTTLSFCSHRHPRRHGAIVRELVALVADQLFAEVRLDQKVMAAPTE; encoded by the coding sequence ATGAATGCCATGAACCTCAAGCTCGACCGCCTGAAATCCTTTGTCCTGGTGGCCGAGGAAAGCAATCTGACCCGCGCCGCCCAGCGCCGTCACAGCACGCCCTCGGCGGTCAGCGAACACCTGAAACAGCTGGAGTCCGCCCTGAGTGTCCGGCTGTTCGAGCGCAACAGTCAGGGCATGGTGCTGACCCGGGAAGGGGAGCTGTTGCTGGTGCCGGCCCGCAAGGCCCTGGGTGGGGTTGAGGAAATGGCCGACCTGGCGCGCCAGCTGGGCCAGCACCAGTCGGTGTCGGTCACCGTCGGCATCAATGCGCCGCCGGAACACCTGCGGGTGGACCGGCTGATCCAGCTCTGTGCCCGGACCCTGCCGTCGGTGTCGCTGGAGCTGCGCACCATTTCCTCCAACGTCATTGTCGACAAGGTCGCCAGCGGCGAACTGGACGCCGGCTTTGTCTACGGCCAATGGCCCAATGAGAACCTGGAATTCCGTTACCTGACCGATGTGGCGGTGTCGGTGATCGGTCCGGCCAACACCCCTTTGGCGGCCCTGCCCACCGAGCCGGGCGAGGTCATGGCGCTGCCCTGGGTCTGGCCGACCCAGTGTTGTCCCTTCTACGGCATGTTGCAGCAGCTGATGGGCCCGGACTGGCAGCGTTCACGCCGGGTAGCCACCTCCGAGGACGAATACACCGCGCTGGCCATGGTCTCGGCCGGTCTTGGCTATGGTCTGGTTGAGCATTCCCTGGCCGCGGATTGGGCCAGTCGCAACAAGGTGGTGGAGTTTGCGGAGCCGGAGCTGAGCACCACGTTGAGCTTCTGCAGCCATCGTCACCCCCGGCGCCACGGCGCCATCGTGCGGGAGCTGGTCGCCCTGGTGGCCGACCAGCTGTTTGCCGAGGTAAGGCTCGATCAGAAGGTGATGGCGGCGCCGACCGAGTAG
- a CDS encoding outer membrane beta-barrel protein produces MNPIKPLVLAVSLIAVSGPTFAGSDSGLYLGASAGQANLDFDGERADLDEVRDVEIDFDDDDTAYKIFVGYNLGLIPLVDLAVEGAYVDFGNFNGRVDTNDNSDFEVDGWTGAALAGVNLGPVGVFAKAGFISWDGELENIGDDDGTDPLYGVGAKFSLFSLQIRAEYERYDLDDFDIDYYSVGAAITF; encoded by the coding sequence ATGAACCCCATCAAACCCCTCGTTCTTGCAGTCTCCCTAATTGCAGTATCCGGACCCACCTTCGCAGGCAGCGACAGCGGCCTGTACCTGGGCGCCTCGGCAGGCCAGGCCAACCTGGACTTTGACGGCGAACGCGCCGACCTGGACGAAGTCCGGGACGTGGAAATCGACTTTGACGACGACGATACCGCCTACAAGATTTTCGTGGGCTACAACCTCGGCCTGATCCCGCTGGTGGACCTGGCGGTGGAGGGCGCCTACGTCGATTTTGGCAACTTCAACGGCCGGGTCGACACCAACGACAATTCGGACTTTGAAGTGGACGGCTGGACCGGTGCCGCCCTGGCCGGGGTCAACCTGGGTCCGGTGGGCGTGTTCGCCAAAGCCGGCTTCATCAGCTGGGACGGCGAGCTGGAGAACATCGGCGACGACGACGGCACCGACCCGCTGTACGGCGTGGGCGCCAAGTTCAGCCTGTTCTCGCTGCAGATCCGGGCCGAATACGAGCGTTACGACCTGGACGATTTCGACATCGACTACTACTCGGTCGGCGCCGCCATCACCTTCTGA